From Thermoleophilaceae bacterium, one genomic window encodes:
- a CDS encoding PHP domain-containing protein translates to MGPLHDVICVIHVHSTHSDGTGTVAEIAGAAARNGVDVVLLTDHDTLAARRAGEEGWHGDVLVLVG, encoded by the coding sequence GTGGGACCTCTTCACGACGTCATCTGCGTGATTCACGTGCACTCCACGCACTCCGATGGGACCGGGACGGTGGCCGAGATCGCCGGCGCCGCCGCGCGCAACGGGGTGGACGTCGTCCTGCTGACAGACCACGACACGCTCGCGGCTCGGCGCGCCGGCGAGGAGGGCTGGCACGGCGACGTGCTGGTGCTCGTGGGCG